From a region of the Nitrospira sp. genome:
- a CDS encoding response regulator — MVNKTTVLIVEGDRDMRNLLHDEFWGAGYRLREAQNVNEAVRAILETPPDVIVTDVQPSVGASEYIALLRSVAPQCPIIAMTAFGSAKVREDVLQAGANACIDKPMRLSDIRAKVEGLVFKSNRRRVCDVNR, encoded by the coding sequence ATGGTCAATAAGACGACTGTGTTGATTGTCGAGGGTGATCGAGATATGCGGAATCTTCTCCATGATGAGTTTTGGGGCGCGGGCTATCGGCTCCGTGAAGCCCAGAATGTCAATGAAGCCGTTCGTGCTATCTTGGAAACACCTCCCGACGTTATTGTGACGGACGTCCAGCCGTCGGTAGGAGCGTCGGAGTATATCGCGCTATTGCGCAGCGTCGCTCCGCAGTGTCCAATTATTGCAATGACGGCATTCGGCAGTGCCAAAGTGCGGGAGGATGTGCTGCAGGCCGGGGCCAACGCCTGTATCGATAAGCCTATGCGACTCTCTGATATCCGAGCCAAAGTCGAGGGATTGGTCTTCAAATCGAATCGGAGACGAGTTTGTGATGTCAATCGATAA